In Streptomyces liangshanensis, the DNA window GGCCCGGCGACACCGTCGCGGTCTTCGGCGCGGGAGCCGTGGGCCTGGCCGCCGTCATGGCGGCCACCGCCTGCGGCGCGGAGACCGTCGCCGTCGACCGGTACCCCGAACGGCTCGCCCTGGCACGGCGGTTCGGCGCGACCGCGCTGGACGCCGCGTCGGGCGACCTGCCCGGCCGCATCCGGCGGCTGACCGACGGCGGCGCGCGGTTCGCGCTGGACACCACCGCCTCCGCCCGGCTGATCAACGACGCGCTGCGGGCCCTGCGCCCGACCGGACACCTCGGTCTGGTGGCCCGGCTGCACACCACACTGCCGCTCGAACCGGGCGTGCTGGACCGGGGAAGGAGGATCTCCCACATCTGCGAGGGGGACGCGGTGCCGGGACTCCTGATACCGAGGCTGACCGGGCTGTGGCAGGCCGGGCGGTTCCCCTTCGACGAGTTGATCCGTACGTACCCACTCGCCGACATCAACGAGGCGGAACGCGACTGCGAGGCGGGCCGCGTCGTCAAACCCGTCCTGCTGCCCCGGGCCCCGTCCGCCGGACGAGCCCGGGGCAGCACCCCCCGACGTGCGACCAGGGAGAACATGTGACAAGGGAGAACAGGTGACCGGCACAACGTCTCGCGACACCGAAGTGGAAGGCGTGGAAGGAGGCGTCGGCGTGACCGCTCTCCTGGTCGCCGCGTCACGGGCGATCGAGACCCACCGCCACGACGCCCTGGCCCGTGACGTCTACGCGGAGCACTTCGTGCGCGCCGCGCCCGCGTCGGCCGCCTGGCCGGTGCGCCCGCACCAGGTGGAGGACGGGGACGCGAACCCGCTGTGGGGGCGGTTCGCCCGGTACTTCGGCCTGCGGACGAGAGTCCTCGACGACTTCGTCCTCCGGTCCGTCCGCAAGGGCGGCGCCCGGCAGGTGGTGCTGCTCGGGGCGGGGTTGGACACCCGGGCGTTCCGGCTCGACTGGCCCCCCGGCTGCGTGGTCTACGAGATCGACCGGGAAGGCGTCCTGGCGTTCAAGCACGAGGTCCTCGACGGGCTGTCGGCCCGCCCCAGGGCGGAGCGTGTCACCGTCCCGGTCGACCTGCGGGCCGACTGGGTCGCCGCGCTGGCCGGCGCCGGCTTCGACACGGCGGCGCCGAGCGTCTGGCTGGCCGAGGGGCTGCTGTTCTACCTGCCGCCCGTCGCCGAGACGTACCTCATCGACACGGTCGACCGGTTGGCCTCGCCGGGGAGCGCCCTGGCGTTCGAGGTCAAGCTCGAACGGGACCTGCTGGAGTACCGCGACAGCCCGCTGTACACCGCGACCCACCACCAGATCGGCATCGACCTGCTCAACCTGTTCGACCTGCGGCCGCGCCCCGACTCCGCCGGTGACCTGGCGGTCAAGGGCTGGTCCACCGCGGTCCACACCCCGTTCGACTTCACCCGCTTCCACGGGCGCGGTCCGTTGCCGGAGGAGAACGACGCGCTGGAGGGCAACCGGTGGGTGTTCGCGGACAAACCCCGGCAGTGACGCCGCCGCCGGCCCTCCGTACCGGCTGAACCGGCGCGGGCAGGGCGGGCTTTGGCATCGGTACGGGTGGGTCCGGCGGCGTCGCCGGGCCCACCCGTCAGTCGTTCAGCGCGGCGAACGCGTCCTGCACCAGGGCCGTGAGCTGCTTCATGGTCAGGCCCGTCGTCAGCGTGTTCGGGGTCTGGACCGCGAGGAGCCCGCGCAGCGCGGCGACACCGGCCCGCGCCTTGACCGCGGCCCGCAGGCGCAGCTCGGGGGAGTCGGGGCCGGCGCCCAACCGCTCCTCGATGGCGGCCGTGACCGCGTGCTCCAGGTCCCTCAGCAGGAGCCGGTCGGTCCGGGACGACGTCGGCGTCAGATCCTTGGGCGAGCCGGTCATGAAGATGGCGGGCGGCACCTCGTACTCCGCCGCCAGCGTCAGCACGGCGTTGCACATGGCCCGGTACGGGGCCTCGGCCGCCGGACGCTCCCGCAGCAGCAGGGCCAGGCGGGGGATCAGGTCGCGGACCTGGCCCACGATCAGGGACTCCTTCGAGGGGAAGTAACGGAAGAAGGTCCGCTCCCCGACCCCGGCCGCCGCCGCGATGTCGCGCACCGTGGTGTGCTCGAACCCTCGCTCCCCGAAGAGGCGCGCCGCGGCCTCCTCGATGGCCCGGCGCGTCCTTTGTTTGTTCTGTTCACGGAGTCCAGGGCTGTCCATGCATGGATTATCGCAAGCTCCGGGGCCCCAGAAAGTGGCAGAGCTGCCACTTGGGCTAACATGGCAGCGCTGCCACTTTTGCGCCCGGCTTCTCCGCGACCTTCTTCCTGGAGCACACCCATGGCCACCCTCCTGTACCGGCTCGGCCGATCCTGTTTCCGCCGCCGCCGAGCCGTGTTCGCTGCCTGGCTGGCCCTCATGGCCGCCGTGATCGCTGTGAGCGCCCTGTTCGGCGGGGTGGGGAAGCTGAACGAAGAGTTCTCGATACCCGGTTCCGAGTCCCAGAAGGCCCTGGACGTCATGGGCCGGGCGTTCCCCTCCTCCGCGGGCACCAGCGCCCAGCTCGTGTTCACCGCCCCCGAAGGCCGGAGTGTCGAGGAAGCGCCTCTCAAGGAGGCCATCGACAACACCCTGGCGAAGGCGGCCCGCGCCCCGCAGGTCGCCGGTGTGACGGGACCCGAGGCGACCGGCACCGTCTCGCCCGACGGGAGGGTCGCTGTCGCGCAGGTCGGCTACCGCGTGGCCAAGAACGACCTGGACGCGGACAGCCTGGACAAGCTGGACGCCACCGCCGCCCCGGCCCGGGCGGCGGGTCTGCGCGTGGACCTCGGCGGTTCCGCGTTCGGCGGAGGCGGCGCCGAACCGGGCGCCCAGGACCTCATCGGCGTGCTGGTGGCCGTGCTCGTCCTCGCCGTCACCTTCGGGTCCCTGCTCGCGGCGGGCCTGCCCCTGCTCACCGCGCTCGCCGGGATCCTGGTCGGTGTGGGCGGCGTGCTGGCCCTGACCGGGCTGGTCGGCATCT includes these proteins:
- a CDS encoding TetR/AcrR family transcriptional regulator → MDSPGLREQNKQRTRRAIEEAAARLFGERGFEHTTVRDIAAAAGVGERTFFRYFPSKESLIVGQVRDLIPRLALLLRERPAAEAPYRAMCNAVLTLAAEYEVPPAIFMTGSPKDLTPTSSRTDRLLLRDLEHAVTAAIEERLGAGPDSPELRLRAAVKARAGVAALRGLLAVQTPNTLTTGLTMKQLTALVQDAFAALND
- a CDS encoding NAD(P)-dependent alcohol dehydrogenase encodes the protein MRFGAAVLRSYDSPFTVEEVNLDPVPADGEVLVRIAGTGMCRTDLAVRRSAGRSPLPAVLGHEGAGVVVGTGGPHTGLSEGDHVVLSFDSCGHCRSCLAAAPAYCDSFASLNLFGGRAENAARFTDKAGGALAPRWFGQSSFAEYAVVAARNAVRVDPSLPVELLGPLGCGFLTGAGAVLHSFGVGPGDTVAVFGAGAVGLAAVMAATACGAETVAVDRYPERLALARRFGATALDAASGDLPGRIRRLTDGGARFALDTTASARLINDALRALRPTGHLGLVARLHTTLPLEPGVLDRGRRISHICEGDAVPGLLIPRLTGLWQAGRFPFDELIRTYPLADINEAERDCEAGRVVKPVLLPRAPSAGRARGSTPRRATRENM
- a CDS encoding class I SAM-dependent methyltransferase, with the translated sequence MTGTTSRDTEVEGVEGGVGVTALLVAASRAIETHRHDALARDVYAEHFVRAAPASAAWPVRPHQVEDGDANPLWGRFARYFGLRTRVLDDFVLRSVRKGGARQVVLLGAGLDTRAFRLDWPPGCVVYEIDREGVLAFKHEVLDGLSARPRAERVTVPVDLRADWVAALAGAGFDTAAPSVWLAEGLLFYLPPVAETYLIDTVDRLASPGSALAFEVKLERDLLEYRDSPLYTATHHQIGIDLLNLFDLRPRPDSAGDLAVKGWSTAVHTPFDFTRFHGRGPLPEENDALEGNRWVFADKPRQ